A stretch of Corallococcus macrosporus DNA encodes these proteins:
- a CDS encoding S9 family peptidase — translation MPVWKSLSRLVAPTLLLPLLGAAPPAAPPPPKPAPAVKAARTPKQYSVEQFMGSTEVQSPVFTSDGKQLLFSSNASGIFNVHSVPVGGGKPTALTRSKTDAIRVVGAFPRDNRILFMHDKGGDEQTHIFVRTPDGKEKDLTPMKKGAAGFLGFSQDDSAFYITTNERDPGAMDVYRYDAKTYARTLLAQNDKGFNVAGVAPDESWVALEEAITTSDGNVWRYDVATKTLKNLTPHTGTASYRVGDIHPVTGELYVLTDDGSEFARVVRPAKEAGKWEDVEKADWDIIATEFSRSGAFRVSLINVDAGIEVRLHDEKAGTQVPLTQLPAGMISEAIFSRDEKQLAVVLETDRSSANLYVQDLATKKTTRVTDTMSRELDSEDLVDAQVVHFKSFDGMDIPNLLFKPHQATAQNKAPAIVYVHGGPGGETTRGYNNFVQYLVNHGYVVLGINNRGSAGYGKSFFKADDQKHGKDPLRDCVEARKYLASLPYVDGSRVGILGGSYGGYMVLAALAFHPDAFDVGVDVFGVSNWLRTLKSMPPEWGAFRQAMMQEIGDPEKQEAMLREISPLFHADKIKKPLFVVQGANDPRVLQAESDDIVAAVKKNGVPVEYLLLPDEGHGFKKKKNEAEVDRRTLRFLDRYLKTASATAPKP, via the coding sequence ATGCCCGTCTGGAAGTCCCTGTCCCGCCTTGTCGCGCCCACGTTGCTCCTGCCCCTGCTGGGGGCCGCCCCGCCCGCCGCCCCACCGCCTCCGAAGCCCGCCCCGGCGGTGAAGGCAGCCCGGACGCCGAAGCAGTACTCGGTGGAGCAGTTCATGGGGTCCACGGAGGTGCAGTCCCCGGTCTTCACCTCGGACGGCAAGCAGCTGCTCTTCTCGTCGAACGCGTCCGGCATCTTCAACGTCCACAGCGTGCCGGTGGGCGGGGGCAAGCCCACCGCGCTGACGCGCTCGAAGACGGACGCCATCCGGGTGGTGGGGGCCTTCCCGCGCGACAACCGCATCCTCTTCATGCACGACAAGGGCGGCGATGAGCAGACGCACATCTTCGTGCGCACGCCGGACGGCAAGGAGAAGGACCTCACGCCCATGAAGAAGGGCGCCGCCGGCTTCCTGGGCTTCAGCCAGGACGACAGCGCGTTCTACATCACCACCAACGAGCGCGACCCGGGCGCCATGGACGTGTATCGCTATGACGCGAAGACGTACGCGCGCACGCTCCTGGCCCAGAACGACAAGGGGTTCAACGTCGCGGGCGTGGCCCCGGACGAGAGCTGGGTGGCGCTGGAGGAGGCGATCACCACCTCGGACGGCAACGTGTGGCGCTACGACGTCGCGACGAAGACGCTGAAGAACCTCACGCCCCACACGGGCACGGCCAGCTACCGCGTGGGGGACATCCACCCCGTCACCGGGGAGCTGTACGTCCTCACGGACGATGGCTCGGAGTTCGCCCGCGTGGTGCGCCCGGCGAAGGAGGCCGGCAAGTGGGAGGACGTGGAGAAGGCGGACTGGGACATCATCGCCACGGAGTTCTCGCGCTCGGGGGCGTTCCGCGTCTCCCTCATCAACGTGGACGCCGGCATCGAGGTGCGCCTGCACGACGAGAAGGCCGGGACGCAGGTCCCGCTGACGCAGCTGCCCGCCGGGATGATCTCCGAAGCCATCTTCTCCCGTGACGAGAAGCAGCTGGCGGTCGTCCTGGAGACGGACCGCTCCTCCGCGAACCTCTACGTCCAGGACCTGGCCACGAAGAAGACCACGCGCGTGACGGACACGATGAGCCGCGAGCTCGACTCCGAGGACCTGGTGGACGCGCAGGTGGTGCACTTCAAGTCCTTTGACGGAATGGACATCCCCAACCTGCTCTTCAAGCCGCACCAGGCCACGGCGCAGAACAAGGCGCCCGCCATCGTCTATGTGCACGGCGGCCCGGGCGGAGAGACGACGCGGGGCTACAACAACTTCGTCCAGTACCTGGTGAACCACGGCTACGTGGTGCTGGGCATCAACAACCGGGGCAGCGCGGGCTACGGCAAGTCGTTCTTCAAGGCGGACGACCAGAAGCACGGCAAGGACCCGCTGCGCGACTGCGTGGAGGCGCGCAAGTACCTGGCCAGCCTGCCGTACGTGGACGGCTCGCGCGTGGGCATCCTCGGCGGCAGCTACGGCGGCTACATGGTGCTGGCGGCGCTCGCCTTCCACCCGGACGCCTTCGACGTGGGCGTGGACGTCTTCGGCGTGTCCAACTGGCTGCGCACGCTCAAGAGCATGCCGCCCGAGTGGGGCGCCTTCCGTCAGGCGATGATGCAGGAGATTGGCGACCCGGAGAAGCAGGAGGCGATGCTCAGGGAGATCTCCCCCCTCTTCCACGCGGACAAGATCAAGAAGCCGCTGTTCGTGGTCCAGGGCGCCAACGACCCGCGCGTCCTCCAGGCGGAGTCGGACGACATCGTCGCGGCGGTGAAGAAGAACGGCGTCCCGGTGGAGTACCTGCTGCTCCCCGACGAGGGCCACGGCTTCAAGAAGAAGAAGAACGAGGCGGAGGTGGACCGGCGCACCCTGCGGTTCCTCGACCGCTACCTCAAGACGGCCTCCGCCACGGCCCCCAAGCCCTGA
- a CDS encoding FAD-binding dehydrogenase, giving the protein MGQEVDVIVVGGGLAGLVAATELADAGKRVAVVDQEGPQNLGGQAFWSFGGLFLVDSPEQRRMGIKDSHELALEDWMGTAGFDREEDRWPRQWAEAFVAFAAGEMRPWLVQQGMSWFPVVGWAERGGYGGVGHGNSVPRFHVTWGTGPGVLEPFVRRAKAAEAKGTLTFHFRCRVDELLTQNGAVVGVRGMRLEPTDVPRGASSSRVTVGDFELRASAVIVTSGGIGGNHELVRKAWPQRMGPAPKFMIQGVPDHVDGRMIAITEAVGGRLINRDRMWHYTEGLRNWNPIWPRHGIRILPGPSSLWLDATGKRLPPPLFPGFDTLGTLEHIAKTGHEHTWFILNQWIIKKEFALSGSEQNPDLTGKDWLGVLNRAVGKKAMGPVEAFKEKGEDFVISNNLRDLVAGMNAKTETPLLDFATVEREVKARDMQLDNPFSKDLQLAAIRQARNYRGDKLVRTAKLHRILDPKAGPLIGVKLNILTRKTLGGFETDLQGRVFNAQGQTIPGLYAAGEVAGFGGGGVHGYRALEGTFLGGCIFSGRAAGRAAAGSV; this is encoded by the coding sequence ATGGGACAGGAAGTGGATGTCATCGTCGTCGGCGGAGGGCTCGCCGGACTCGTGGCGGCAACCGAGCTCGCGGACGCGGGCAAGCGCGTCGCCGTGGTGGACCAGGAGGGGCCGCAGAACCTGGGCGGCCAGGCGTTCTGGTCGTTCGGCGGGCTGTTCCTCGTGGACTCGCCCGAGCAGCGGCGCATGGGCATCAAGGACTCCCACGAACTGGCGCTGGAGGACTGGATGGGCACCGCCGGCTTCGACCGCGAGGAGGACCGGTGGCCGCGTCAGTGGGCGGAGGCCTTCGTCGCCTTCGCCGCGGGCGAGATGCGCCCCTGGCTGGTCCAGCAGGGCATGAGCTGGTTCCCCGTCGTGGGCTGGGCGGAGCGCGGTGGCTACGGCGGCGTGGGCCACGGCAACTCCGTCCCCCGCTTCCACGTCACCTGGGGCACCGGCCCCGGCGTGCTGGAGCCCTTCGTGCGCCGCGCCAAGGCCGCGGAGGCCAAGGGCACCCTCACCTTCCACTTCCGCTGCCGCGTGGACGAGCTGCTCACCCAGAACGGCGCCGTGGTGGGCGTGCGCGGCATGCGGCTGGAGCCCACGGACGTCCCGCGCGGCGCCAGCAGCTCGCGCGTGACGGTGGGCGACTTCGAGCTGCGCGCGAGCGCCGTCATCGTCACGTCCGGCGGCATCGGCGGCAACCACGAGCTGGTCCGCAAGGCGTGGCCCCAGCGCATGGGCCCCGCGCCGAAGTTCATGATTCAAGGCGTCCCCGACCACGTGGACGGCCGGATGATCGCCATCACGGAGGCCGTGGGCGGGCGCCTCATCAACCGCGACCGCATGTGGCACTACACGGAAGGGCTGCGGAACTGGAACCCCATCTGGCCCCGCCACGGCATCCGCATCCTGCCGGGCCCCAGCTCGCTGTGGCTGGACGCCACCGGCAAGCGCCTGCCGCCGCCGCTGTTCCCCGGCTTCGACACGCTGGGCACGCTGGAGCACATCGCGAAGACGGGCCACGAGCACACCTGGTTCATCCTCAACCAGTGGATCATCAAGAAGGAGTTCGCGCTCTCCGGCTCGGAGCAGAACCCGGACCTCACCGGCAAGGACTGGCTGGGCGTGCTCAACCGCGCCGTGGGCAAGAAGGCCATGGGCCCGGTGGAGGCCTTCAAGGAGAAGGGCGAGGACTTCGTCATCTCCAACAACCTGCGCGACCTGGTCGCCGGGATGAACGCGAAGACGGAAACCCCGCTGCTGGACTTCGCCACGGTGGAGCGCGAGGTGAAGGCGCGCGACATGCAGCTGGACAACCCCTTCAGCAAGGACCTGCAGCTCGCCGCCATCCGCCAGGCGCGCAACTACCGGGGCGACAAGCTGGTGCGCACCGCGAAGCTGCACCGCATCCTGGACCCCAAGGCGGGGCCCCTCATCGGCGTGAAGCTGAACATCCTCACGCGCAAGACGCTGGGCGGCTTCGAGACCGACCTCCAGGGCCGCGTCTTCAACGCCCAGGGGCAGACCATCCCAGGGCTCTATGCGGCAGGCGAGGTGGCCGGCTTCGGAGGCGGTGGCGTCCACGGCTACCGCGCCCTGGAAGGCACGTTCCTGGGCGGCTGCATCTTCTCCGGCCGCGCCGCGGGCCGGGCCGCGGCGGGGAGTGTGTAG
- a CDS encoding MarR family winged helix-turn-helix transcriptional regulator → MSQDDPQRTPCNCLALRQASRHVTQFYDQVLAPSGLRTTQYSILHYVQTRGPLTVNALADQLVMDPSTLTHNLRPLLKDGFVVLEVGRTDRRQRAIAITPEGQGVYRKARPLWLRAQADFERAVGDTQASALRDLLAAVARTGLGEAEAKTDAPAARKAPASRRRR, encoded by the coding sequence ATGTCCCAAGACGATCCTCAGCGCACCCCCTGCAACTGCCTGGCGCTGCGGCAGGCCAGCCGCCACGTCACGCAGTTCTATGATCAGGTGCTCGCCCCCAGCGGCCTCCGGACGACGCAGTACTCCATCCTCCACTACGTCCAGACGCGGGGCCCGCTGACCGTGAACGCGCTGGCGGATCAGCTCGTCATGGACCCCTCCACGCTCACCCACAACCTGAGGCCCCTGTTGAAGGACGGCTTCGTGGTGCTGGAGGTGGGCCGCACGGACCGGCGCCAGCGCGCCATCGCCATCACCCCGGAAGGGCAGGGCGTCTACCGCAAGGCCCGGCCACTCTGGCTGCGCGCCCAGGCGGACTTCGAGCGCGCCGTGGGCGACACCCAGGCCTCCGCGCTGCGCGACCTGCTGGCCGCCGTCGCCCGCACAGGGCTGGGTGAAGCCGAGGCGAAGACAGACGCCCCTGCCGCCCGGAAGGCCCCTGCCTCCCGCCGACGCCGCTGA
- a CDS encoding SAF domain-containing protein codes for MSPFIRGIGVGLFISLLGAGLFGMAMTRKYLSRVDAAWGRQPVLVITHDIPPGHVLTAVDLTEARFPRQFLTDTWVLDADRAEVLGKAVTVAVEKDAPLLWSSFAAPSCPAP; via the coding sequence ATGAGCCCCTTCATTCGAGGCATCGGCGTGGGCCTCTTCATCAGCCTCCTGGGCGCCGGGCTGTTCGGCATGGCCATGACGCGCAAGTACCTGTCGAGGGTTGACGCGGCCTGGGGGCGACAGCCCGTGCTCGTGATCACGCACGACATCCCGCCAGGCCATGTGCTGACGGCCGTGGACCTCACGGAGGCACGCTTTCCCAGGCAGTTCCTCACGGACACCTGGGTCCTGGACGCGGACCGGGCGGAAGTGCTCGGCAAGGCCGTCACCGTCGCGGTGGAGAAGGACGCCCCCCTGCTCTGGAGCAGCTTCGCCGCGCCTTCCTGCCCGGCGCCGTGA
- a CDS encoding SAF domain-containing protein, with protein MPVFGVLAGILAYAKVKHDEDQARAGLDLVKILVVSRDLRPGDVLDTQNLSLRSVPRQMATASVLRPEFASAVLNHPVVVPLKAGDPLRMTSMPETTECDKHIKEHSVSARADASVEAIRERLSGAQTP; from the coding sequence GTGCCTGTCTTTGGAGTGCTCGCGGGAATCCTCGCGTACGCCAAGGTCAAACACGACGAGGATCAGGCTCGCGCCGGCTTGGACCTGGTGAAGATCCTCGTCGTGAGCCGGGACCTGCGTCCCGGAGACGTGCTGGACACCCAGAACCTCTCGCTCCGCTCCGTTCCCCGCCAGATGGCCACGGCCTCGGTCTTGCGGCCGGAGTTCGCGAGCGCCGTGCTCAACCATCCCGTGGTGGTGCCCCTCAAGGCCGGGGATCCGCTTCGCATGACGTCGATGCCCGAGACCACCGAGTGCGACAAGCACATCAAGGAGCACTCCGTCTCCGCCCGGGCCGACGCGTCCGTGGAAGCGATTCGCGAGCGGCTGTCCGGAGCCCAGACGCCATGA
- a CDS encoding DNA-3-methyladenine glycosylase I — MQQRCAWVGTDPLYQTYHDEEWGVPVRDSRALWEMLMLEGFQAGLAWIVILRKREAFRKAFKGFDPKVVARFTEKDVTRLMADEGIVRARAKIEATIGNARAYLKMQEAGEDFSTFVWGMAGGKPLRNAWKGRGDVPAKTALSEAYSNAFKQRGFKFVGPVIVYAWMQATGIVDDHTVDCFRHR, encoded by the coding sequence ATGCAGCAGCGTTGCGCGTGGGTGGGGACGGATCCGCTGTACCAGACCTACCACGATGAAGAGTGGGGCGTGCCGGTGCGCGACAGCCGCGCGCTCTGGGAGATGCTGATGCTGGAGGGCTTCCAGGCGGGGCTCGCGTGGATCGTCATCCTGCGCAAGCGCGAGGCCTTCCGGAAGGCGTTCAAGGGCTTCGACCCCAAGGTGGTCGCGCGCTTTACGGAGAAGGACGTCACGCGCCTGATGGCGGACGAGGGCATCGTCCGCGCTCGCGCGAAGATTGAAGCGACCATCGGCAACGCGCGCGCCTACCTGAAGATGCAGGAGGCGGGCGAGGACTTCTCCACGTTCGTCTGGGGCATGGCGGGTGGAAAGCCCCTCCGCAACGCGTGGAAGGGCCGGGGCGACGTGCCGGCGAAGACGGCGCTGTCGGAGGCCTACTCCAACGCCTTCAAGCAGCGCGGCTTCAAGTTCGTGGGACCGGTCATCGTCTACGCGTGGATGCAGGCCACGGGTATCGTGGACGACCACACGGTGGACTGCTTCCGGCACCGCTGA
- a CDS encoding RICIN domain-containing protein — MGHKGMIRGLSLLGVVGVLGGCSGPEAESTPPEATGQVESAAVVSTITEGDYVIRSVRTNKCIDVASSSTADGAKVQQWDCNGTNAQKFRISPTSGGFWKIINVNSGKALDIAGVSTAENAVLHQWTYVDGANQQFQFINRGGTQFSFHVRHTGMAMDLSWGSFDNGTQIVQYPFYADRDNQRWTFDKVSGGGTGGSGFGAILSRDLFNSMFPGRNGFYTYDALIAAANTFPGLATTGDTDTRKREVAAFLANVSHETGGLVYIEEINRGLYCDTSWGPPGCSCAPGKQYYGRGPMQLSWNGNYCAAGNALGLPLQANPDLLAQDANAAWRTGFWFWTTQTGAGSMTAHNAIVNGAGFGETIRTINGSVECYGRNPGQVQSRIDKYLQFCSMLGVAPGGNLGC, encoded by the coding sequence ATGGGCCACAAGGGAATGATTCGCGGTCTGTCATTGCTGGGAGTCGTGGGCGTGCTGGGCGGCTGTTCGGGGCCGGAGGCGGAGTCCACGCCTCCAGAGGCCACCGGCCAGGTGGAGAGCGCCGCCGTCGTGTCCACCATCACCGAGGGCGACTACGTCATCCGCTCCGTGCGCACGAACAAGTGCATCGACGTGGCGTCGTCCAGCACGGCGGACGGGGCGAAGGTGCAGCAGTGGGACTGCAACGGCACCAACGCGCAGAAGTTCCGCATCTCGCCCACGTCGGGCGGGTTCTGGAAGATCATCAACGTCAACAGCGGCAAGGCCCTGGACATCGCGGGGGTCAGCACCGCGGAGAACGCCGTCCTCCACCAGTGGACCTACGTGGACGGCGCGAACCAGCAGTTCCAGTTCATCAACCGGGGCGGCACGCAGTTCAGCTTCCACGTGCGCCACACCGGCATGGCCATGGACCTGTCGTGGGGCTCGTTCGACAACGGCACGCAGATCGTCCAGTACCCGTTCTACGCGGACCGCGACAACCAGCGCTGGACGTTCGACAAGGTCTCCGGCGGCGGAACCGGCGGCTCGGGCTTCGGGGCCATCCTCAGCCGCGACCTGTTCAACAGCATGTTTCCCGGCCGCAACGGCTTCTACACCTACGACGCGCTCATCGCCGCCGCGAACACCTTCCCCGGCCTGGCGACGACGGGTGACACGGACACGCGCAAGCGCGAGGTGGCCGCCTTCCTGGCCAACGTGTCGCACGAGACGGGCGGGCTCGTGTACATCGAGGAGATCAACCGGGGCCTCTACTGCGACACGTCGTGGGGTCCCCCGGGCTGCAGCTGCGCGCCGGGCAAGCAGTACTACGGACGTGGCCCCATGCAGTTGTCGTGGAACGGCAACTACTGCGCGGCGGGCAACGCGCTGGGCCTGCCGCTCCAGGCGAACCCGGACCTGCTGGCCCAGGACGCGAACGCCGCGTGGCGCACGGGCTTCTGGTTCTGGACCACGCAGACGGGCGCGGGCTCCATGACGGCGCACAACGCCATCGTCAACGGCGCCGGCTTCGGTGAGACCATCCGCACCATCAACGGCTCCGTGGAGTGCTACGGCCGCAACCCCGGCCAGGTGCAGAGCCGCATCGACAAGTACCTGCAGTTCTGCTCGATGCTCGGCGTGGCCCCTGGCGGCAACCTGGGCTGCTAG
- a CDS encoding alpha/beta fold hydrolase, whose product MRLPLFVAVLLLSWKAGAEPALAVPRFEPGACAVEVVATERIDCGLLVVPENRHKADSRPIRLPVTIFRSRAAKPLADPVLFMPGGPGLSAVEHMTSGKNNTLLDERDYIVLEQRGAKFAQPSLQCPETTRLKSEVAAGRLRGPAAITALTQAAGRCRTTLTASGVDLDGYTSEATADDIEDLRKVLGVARWNLYGVSYSTRLMLTVLRRHPEGVRSVVLDSVLPPEVNFDEVSATNVLRVLNQVFDGCAVDRACGARYPDLRARFAKLVADADRRPLKLALRAAGAPAEIRGAQVVEAIYSAMHEPIQIPRIPRLIVDASEGRLEALRGLISDNQAPSAMAWGLRYSVWCAEELPFEDAERIAAQQSPAMGLGGVSAGNASPQECRAWNVTAAPAVENEPVKSDVPALVFAGEFDPDTPPEWGHRLLDSMPNAYPVDMRGRSHAASFNSCGASIVKAFLQDPSHPPAVDCALKRRGADFSLSVRP is encoded by the coding sequence ATGCGCCTCCCCCTCTTCGTCGCGGTGCTGTTGCTCTCGTGGAAGGCCGGGGCTGAACCGGCTCTTGCGGTCCCCCGCTTCGAGCCGGGCGCCTGCGCCGTGGAGGTCGTCGCGACGGAGCGCATCGACTGCGGCCTGCTGGTGGTGCCGGAGAACCGGCACAAGGCGGACAGCCGCCCCATCCGCCTTCCGGTGACGATCTTCCGCAGCCGTGCCGCGAAGCCCCTGGCGGATCCGGTGCTGTTCATGCCCGGCGGCCCGGGCCTTAGCGCGGTCGAGCACATGACCTCCGGCAAGAACAACACGCTCCTGGACGAGCGCGACTACATCGTCCTGGAGCAGCGCGGCGCGAAGTTCGCGCAGCCGTCGCTCCAGTGTCCGGAGACCACCCGCCTCAAGAGCGAGGTGGCCGCGGGCCGGCTGCGCGGTCCGGCGGCGATCACCGCGCTGACCCAGGCAGCGGGCCGGTGCCGGACAACGCTGACCGCGTCGGGCGTGGACCTGGACGGCTACACCAGCGAGGCCACCGCGGATGACATCGAAGACCTCCGCAAGGTGCTCGGCGTGGCGCGGTGGAACCTCTACGGCGTGTCGTACAGCACGCGGCTGATGTTGACCGTGCTGCGGCGGCATCCCGAGGGCGTCCGGAGCGTCGTGCTGGATTCGGTGCTGCCGCCGGAGGTGAACTTCGACGAGGTCTCCGCGACGAACGTGCTGCGGGTCCTGAACCAGGTGTTCGACGGGTGCGCGGTGGACCGCGCGTGCGGCGCCCGGTATCCCGACCTGCGCGCCCGCTTCGCGAAGCTGGTGGCGGACGCGGACCGCCGCCCCTTGAAGCTGGCCCTCCGGGCGGCCGGAGCACCGGCGGAGATAAGAGGCGCGCAGGTGGTGGAGGCCATCTACTCCGCGATGCACGAACCCATCCAGATTCCCCGCATCCCCAGGCTCATCGTGGACGCCTCCGAGGGGCGCCTTGAGGCCCTGCGCGGATTGATCAGCGACAACCAGGCGCCTTCGGCCATGGCCTGGGGCCTGCGCTATTCCGTCTGGTGCGCCGAGGAGCTGCCGTTCGAGGACGCGGAGCGCATCGCCGCGCAGCAATCGCCCGCCATGGGCCTGGGCGGAGTGAGTGCGGGCAATGCTTCACCGCAGGAGTGCCGCGCGTGGAACGTCACCGCCGCGCCCGCCGTGGAGAACGAGCCGGTGAAGAGCGACGTGCCGGCGCTCGTCTTCGCGGGCGAGTTCGACCCGGACACGCCCCCGGAGTGGGGCCACCGGCTGCTCGACTCGATGCCCAACGCGTACCCCGTCGACATGCGCGGCCGCAGCCATGCGGCCTCCTTCAACTCGTGCGGCGCGAGCATCGTGAAGGCCTTCCTCCAGGACCCCTCGCATCCGCCCGCTGTCGACTGCGCGCTCAAGCGGCGCGGCGCGGACTTTTCCCTGAGCGTGCGGCCCTGA
- a CDS encoding HNH endonuclease, giving the protein METLVLSQSYEPVARIPWQRAVMLLVQGKVEVVEEYEDRVIRSVTVELRMPSVIRFVRALWKGPRGVRFSRENVYQRDLCRCQYCGRKVTRPEATYDHVVPRAQGGRTSWENIVIACVPCNQHKGNRTPAQARMTLRTVPAKPKRLPDALVVSFLVEKGLPLSWRKFLRDVAYWHTELEA; this is encoded by the coding sequence ATGGAAACGCTGGTGCTGAGCCAGTCCTACGAACCTGTCGCCCGCATCCCGTGGCAACGCGCCGTCATGCTGCTCGTGCAGGGCAAGGTGGAGGTCGTCGAAGAGTACGAGGACCGCGTCATCCGCTCCGTGACGGTGGAGCTGCGCATGCCGTCCGTCATCCGCTTCGTGCGCGCCCTGTGGAAGGGCCCGCGCGGCGTGCGCTTCAGCCGCGAGAACGTCTACCAGCGCGACCTGTGCCGCTGCCAGTACTGCGGCCGCAAGGTGACCCGTCCGGAGGCGACGTATGATCACGTCGTGCCGCGCGCCCAGGGCGGCCGCACGAGCTGGGAGAACATCGTCATCGCCTGCGTGCCCTGCAATCAACACAAGGGCAACCGCACCCCGGCGCAGGCGCGGATGACGCTGCGCACCGTGCCCGCGAAGCCGAAGCGGCTGCCGGACGCGCTGGTCGTGTCGTTCCTCGTGGAGAAGGGCCTGCCGCTGTCCTGGCGCAAGTTCCTGAGGGACGTGGCCTACTGGCACACGGAGCTGGAAGCGTAA
- a CDS encoding VOC family protein — translation MRITVTSVMVEDQSKALKFYTEVLGFVLKVDVPMGGEHRWLTVVSPDAQEGTQLLLEPLGFPPARVYQKALFDAGIPAASFGVDDCKAEYERLVKHGVVFRTQPTVMGPVTIAMFEDTCGNLIQMAQV, via the coding sequence ATGCGAATCACTGTGACGAGCGTGATGGTGGAGGACCAGTCCAAGGCCCTGAAGTTCTACACGGAGGTCCTGGGCTTCGTGCTCAAGGTGGACGTCCCGATGGGCGGGGAGCACCGGTGGCTGACCGTCGTCTCGCCGGACGCGCAGGAGGGCACGCAGCTGCTGCTGGAGCCCCTGGGCTTTCCTCCCGCGCGCGTCTACCAGAAGGCGCTGTTCGACGCGGGCATCCCGGCGGCGTCGTTCGGCGTGGACGACTGCAAGGCGGAATATGAGCGCCTTGTGAAACACGGTGTCGTGTTCCGCACGCAGCCCACGGTGATGGGCCCCGTCACCATCGCCATGTTCGAGGACACCTGCGGCAACCTCATCCAGATGGCCCAGGTGTAG
- a CDS encoding quinone oxidoreductase family protein, with the protein MKAIRYHQLGGPEVLRWEDAPEPVPGPGQVLLRVHAAGVNFADTERRRGLYDAQVPLPRILGSEAAGVVRAVGPGVDAAWVGRRVVALTKEAYAEAALAPVEGLLVLPPEVSFAEAAALLVQGLTAYHVVHTVGRVEAGQTVLVHAAAGGVGVLAVQLAKAAGARVIGTVSGEAKAKLAREMGADAVIRYDREDVAASVRELTGGRGVERVLDSVGASTWQASLDALAPFGHLVSYGNASGHPPHVEVESLYAKSLTVSAYWLHTPTPPEVQRRAREALLAEVVAKRLRIVVGLTLPLSRAEEAHRQLEGRNTVGKVVLVGAE; encoded by the coding sequence ATGAAAGCCATCCGCTACCACCAGCTGGGAGGGCCCGAGGTCCTCCGTTGGGAGGACGCGCCGGAGCCCGTGCCCGGGCCGGGCCAGGTCCTCCTCCGGGTCCATGCCGCGGGCGTGAACTTCGCGGACACCGAGCGCCGCCGGGGGCTGTACGACGCCCAGGTGCCCCTGCCGCGCATCCTGGGCAGCGAGGCCGCGGGCGTGGTGCGCGCGGTGGGACCGGGCGTGGACGCGGCCTGGGTGGGCCGCCGGGTCGTCGCCCTGACGAAGGAGGCCTACGCGGAGGCCGCGCTCGCGCCGGTGGAGGGGTTGCTGGTGCTCCCGCCGGAGGTGTCCTTCGCGGAGGCCGCGGCGCTGCTGGTGCAGGGGCTGACGGCGTACCATGTGGTGCACACCGTGGGGCGCGTGGAGGCGGGACAGACGGTGCTCGTCCACGCGGCGGCCGGAGGCGTGGGGGTGCTCGCGGTGCAGCTCGCGAAGGCGGCGGGCGCGCGGGTCATCGGTACGGTGTCGGGTGAAGCGAAGGCGAAGCTCGCGCGGGAGATGGGCGCGGACGCCGTCATCCGCTACGACCGGGAGGACGTCGCGGCGAGCGTGCGCGAGCTGACGGGAGGGCGCGGCGTGGAGCGCGTGCTGGACTCGGTGGGCGCGAGCACCTGGCAGGCCAGCCTGGATGCGCTGGCGCCCTTCGGCCACCTGGTGAGCTACGGCAACGCCAGCGGCCACCCGCCGCACGTGGAGGTGGAGTCGCTCTACGCGAAGTCGCTCACGGTGAGCGCCTACTGGCTGCACACGCCCACGCCCCCGGAGGTGCAGCGCCGCGCGCGTGAAGCGCTGCTCGCGGAGGTCGTGGCGAAGCGCCTGCGCATCGTGGTGGGCCTGACGCTGCCCTTGTCCCGCGCCGAGGAGGCCCACCGCCAACTGGAAGGGCGGAACACGGTGGGCAAGGTCGTGCTGGTCGGCGCGGAGTGA
- a CDS encoding GFA family protein: MTQTDTQLKTPAQRGLHTYAGGCLCGAVRYEATVDLAGVTRCNCTICMKYGYGGGMGMKPDAFRLLKGQDALKKYGRDGSPNTRSFCGRCGVVCFGDGDVPELGGKFVSIYVNTLDDVDPSLLTFGYWDGRHDNWAAGPRPTPWPFVAAA; encoded by the coding sequence ATGACCCAGACCGACACCCAGCTGAAGACCCCTGCCCAGCGCGGCCTCCACACCTACGCGGGCGGCTGCCTGTGTGGCGCCGTGCGTTACGAGGCCACCGTGGACCTGGCGGGGGTGACGCGCTGCAACTGCACCATCTGCATGAAGTACGGCTACGGCGGCGGCATGGGGATGAAGCCGGACGCGTTCCGGCTGCTGAAGGGCCAGGATGCCCTCAAGAAGTACGGGCGCGACGGCAGCCCCAACACCCGCAGCTTCTGCGGGCGCTGCGGCGTCGTGTGCTTCGGCGACGGCGACGTCCCGGAGCTGGGCGGGAAGTTCGTCTCCATCTACGTCAACACGCTGGATGACGTGGACCCGTCGCTGCTCACCTTCGGGTACTGGGACGGCCGGCACGACAACTGGGCGGCCGGGCCGCGCCCCACGCCGTGGCCCTTCGTGGCCGCGGCTTGA